The region AAAGCCGTTAAGCATATGGATGATTTCCTGCAAAAACTTGAACAAAAGCGGGAGAAGGAATTTATTTCCGAGTATGCATACGGTATTCTGAAACAAAATGCCGAGTATTTAGTTAGGAAATGGAGATAAGCGAGTGCCCATATAAAACATGTTGTCCATTCAATTCAAGCCGGTCCTTTAGCAGGGGAACCGGCTTGTTTGTATATTTAATTGGTTGTCAACCCAACTGATTACTGATCATTAGTGGGTGGCACAACATATTATCTAACAAAAAATGAGTCCCTTAAGAAAAAATCCTTTATATCGGAAGTGGCTGCCAGGCCAATCCAATATAAAGGATAATTCGTAATCAAACAACATGCTTCCGTTTTATCTCATACTGGCATCTTCTCCATGAATTTGCTGGACAATTTGCTTTTCTTTTTTTGGCGGGTGCAGAAACAGTGCCAAAACAAACGCAATAAAGGCAAGGGCGGTGCTGCCCATAAATGCCCACTCGAATCCGACAACTTGTGCCTGCTTACCGATCAGCTCAGGTGAAGCAGCTGTATCAGGTACAAAACTTTTCGTTCCCATTGCAACCAGTGTTACCAGGATAGCCGTACCAATTGATGCAGATATTTGCTGCAATGTGTTAGCCATGGCTGAACCGTGCGCATACCATTTTGGCGGAAGCTGGTTCAGGGCTGACGTCATTACTGGCATCAGGGCAAAAGACAGACCGAACATACGAATCGCATAAATAACGGTCAAGTAGGTGAACGACGTTTCGAGTGATAATCTTGTAAACATAAATGTTGTTACTGTTACAATGCTGAGTCCGATTAATGCCAACCATTTGGCACCAAATTTATCAAACAGACGCCCGGTTATTGGTGACAGAATACCGATGACAATTGCTCCCGGTAAAAGCATCAAGCCGGACTCAAGTGGTGAGAAATTCAGCACATTCTGCATAAACAGCGGCAGCAATGTTTCGGCCCCGATCAGTGATATCAATACTGTCATAGTAATGATAATAGCCAGGGTAAATATCCGGAATTGAAAAACACGGAATTCAAGCATCGGTGTTTTCAGGACAAGCTGGCGCCAGACGAATAAGCCAATAACAACGATTCCAGTTCCTGTTGAGATGAGTACTACTGGGCTTAACCAGCCGCTCTGAGACGCAATACTGAATCCATACAGGAACGAACCGAAGCCAATGGAAGACAGAATAATCGATAGCACATCAATTTTTGGTTTGCGCAATTCCGTTACATTCCGTAAGAATAGTGCTGCAACAATCATGGTAACTGCAACAATCGGCAGTACCGTAATAAATAATGAACGCCATGAATAGTGCTCCAATAGCCATCCTGACAGTGTCGGCCCGATTGCCGGACCGAATGCAATAACAATTCCGATCATTCCCATCGCGGTGCCGCGCCGTTCAACAGAAATAATTGCCAGCAATACCGTCATTAAGAGCGGCAGCATAATGCCGCATCCGGACGCCTGTACAACACGGCCCAACAACAATACCGGATAAACGGTTGCTACAGCTGCAATAGCAGTTCCGACACCAAAAAGTCCAATTGCGGTCAAAAACAATCCTCTCGTTGAAAACCGATCAATCAGGAATGCTGAAACAGGTATCATAATCCCGTTCGTCATGAGGAAGGCGGTTGTCATCCATTGCACTTCGCCACGAGAAATTTCAAATGCCTGCTGAATCGTTGGAAGCGCAGTAGCGAGTAATGTTTCATTGATGATCCCCATAAACGCGCCTGTCAATAATGCGGCTATCATCAGTGCTTTTTGTTTTCCTGGTAAATCCCAGGAAGTTGCTGTATCACTCATGTTAAATCTCCTTTCCATATTTCCCAAGCTGTCATTATTTTTGTTAGTTCTTTTTTTAAATAGGAGCGGCGATACAACTGTGCAAGCAGTGCATCCACTAAAAATTCCCGCGGTGTTTCCTGTTCGAGTTCTTCCACCAGTAATTCAATTGATTGTATATCTTTTTCAGTGGAAGGTGTTTTTGCCGACTCAGTCTTTAGTTCTGATAGCAGTAACTTTAAATCATCTTCCATACTTTTGATAACAGAAGCGCCGGATTTGTTATCACGGAAATCCGGCAGCATCGGTGATAGTGCATCACCATGATCAACGATTACTTTCAGATTTTCGGCTATAAAATCTCCAAGTCGGTCAAGCGGTAACAGAGGTCCTTTCCAGACCATGCGCATTAAATAACTGTGAATAATTCCTTCCATGATTATCGTTAGATCATTTAAATATGCCTTATTCTGTGGGCCGAAAGCATCCAGTAACGCCTGCCTGTGCCATTGATGATGTGTTTGCCGGATTCGGTTCAGAAATTCTGATATTTCTCCTTTCTCATACGGTGGAAAGTCCGTCACTAAAGCAATAAAAAAAGACCTGTATTCAATTGATTTTTCAAGTTCAATCGAAATTTTCCGCTTCAGTACAAGCAAAGGTGTTTGCTGTACACCTTCCGCAAACCGGTCCGCTTCCCTGAACATGTCATCGTAATAACGCTGCAGGAGTTCCAAAATCATGTTTTCTTTTGAACTGAAATGTTTATAAAAAGCTCCCTTCGATATACCACAAGCTTTGGTAATATCCGCTACCGAAGTGGCATGAAAACCGTGTCGCTGAAACAATTGAACAGCTGCATCCAAAAGTTCCTCATGTCGTTGTGCCATTATGTTCCTCCAAGCTTGACTTGATGTTTACTTATGGTAACTTTTTAGTCACCAATACATAATAACACCATAGATTTATAGTGGCAAGTGGGAGATTCATTGCTTGTAACAGTAAAATGATTCCTTGAAACAGCAGGAAAATTGAGGAAAGTTTTTACTTAATCATGTAGAATAAAAATGAGGTTTGAAGCAGCTGGTAAAGTTTACACAGGAAATTTTAAAACAGGTGAACAGAAAAAACCAATGCTTTTACCAGAGCATTAAATACCCTGATAAAAGAATGCAAAAGGGAATTGGGAGTTTGTTAGAATGAATTTATTTCAAAAAGCAATTGATATGTCCAGGATCTACAGGAAAAATTCAAAGATAGAAGCTATTATTTTGGCTGGTTCGGTATCGAAGAATTTACAGGACGAGTTTTCAGATATTGAATTACATATTTTGTGGTCATCCGCTCCGACAGATGATGATCGCCAGGAACCCATCAATGAAGTGAACGGTACAATTTTATCGTATCATCCATATGAAGAGAAAGAGTGGTCCGAAGCTTTTTTGGATCAAGACGGCATCAAGTTTGAAATAAGCAGTTTCTTGTCCGTGACGGTTGAGTACTTTATCTCCGAGGTGGTGGAAGGATATGAAACGGATGTTGATAAACAGTGTATTGCAGCGTCTATTGATGATGGAATAAGTCTCTTCGGGGAAGAAAAAATTAATACACTGAAAGATAGAGTTGCGACGTATCCAATATGTCTTTCCAATCAAATGATTTTAGAAAATCTTTCGCTGGGAAGTCGATGGAATAATCGTATGGCCCTATTAAAACGACAGGATTGGCTAATGCTATATGATGTTATCTGCGGCGTGCAAAAGAATCTATTTGGTATTTTGTTTGGCCTGAATCATATGTACGTTTCACATCCTGTCTATAAGTGGATGCAGTACAATATTGAGCAGATGCAGATTAAGCCGGACAATCTATATGATAGAATGACAAATATTTTGATAGGCGATCCCAAGACGGCTTTATACCAATTAGAAATATTAATTAATGACGTAATCGTATTGATTAAGAAACATCATCCTGATTTGGATATAACTGAACATAAGAGAAATCTGGATATGTGAAATGAATAAAAGCGAAGTCGCCCCCAACAATCGAAGTCCTGCTGAATTGGGCGAACTCAGTGTCCAAACATGCGAACTTCGGATGAAACGTGCGAAGTCGGCACTCAAACGAGCGAAGTCCGGCCGAAACGTGCAAAGTAAGTGCCCAAACGTGCGAACTCTGGCTGAAAATGTGCGAAGTCGGCACTCAAACGTGCGAACCCCGGCTGAAACGTGCAGGATACGATTTCATTATAAAGATCGCAAATGTACTCCACTCAAAGAAAGAAAAAGATTGCTATAAAGCAACCTTCAAATTGAAAATTAGTCTCCAGCTTCAATGACAGCAACGATGGCAGCTATGGCTGAAGTTATAAGAACTGTTCCAATTACAAGACCAATAACAAAATTTTCTTGTGAAATTCCTAGAATATCCATTGTACAACGTTCCTTCCATTATCGTAGTTGTAATGAATATTATAACATAATTTGACAAGTGTAAAACCAGCATTGTATAGAAAAGAGGTGGAATAATGGGTCTTATTGCTGTTTTAGTCGTCTTGACATCTGCGGGCTTCTTATATTTTATGGGTGAATCGGGTTTTGATTGGGGTAAACCTGTTAATGAAAAGGATAGTATAAATGATGACCACCCCTAAAAGTCAGTGGGGTGGCCGTCATTGATTCATTGTTAAAAATTATACGGACGGGCGACGACATACTTTTCCGTCAACTGCAGATACGTTTCAATCGCGTCCTGCACCGGTTGCAATGCTGCATTCCAGAATTCCTTCTCTTTCATATCCTTGTTTAAATATGTCTCTGCCAGTTGCTCAACTGTCATCCGGCCGGTGTTTCGCAGTATCTCGTCATATGTGTCAGGAAATTGGCTGCCTTGTTCCTGTGCCAATGCGTAAATACCATTGCTGAACAGGTAGCCGACAGTATATGGAAAATTGTAAAATGACTGCTCGGTATCGTAAAGATGGGGGATGGTGATCCACTCATATGGATTGGTTTCATCAAGTACATCACCATATATCTGTGAAAATTCGTTCTCCATTAAACTGGAGATTTTCTCAACTGTCAGCAGCCCCTGTTTTCTTTTTTCATAAAGCTTTTGTTCAAAATGAAACATTGCTGGAACAGTTACCTGGTATTTCAGGCCGTTGATAATTTTTTGCTCGAGTAGAGAAAGCTTATCCGTTTCATTTTTTGCATGGTCAATTGCGGCATCCAGTACCAGGTTTTCCATGAAGGTGGATGCTGTCTCGGCAACACTGGTGCTGACTTGACTGGCAAATTCAGGTTCGTCATGCAGAATATGATTGTGATATGCATGCCCTAGTTCGTGTGCAATTGTGACGACATCCTGATAGGTTCCTCTGAAGGTCAGGAAAACCCGGCTCTCCTTGGAGTATGTCATGTTTGCACAGAATCCGCCTTGCATTTTGCCTTTTCGGTCTTCCGCTTCAATCCAGCCTTCACGGAATGCTTTTTCCACAAATTTTCCCAGTTTTTCACTGAAGGAATGGTACTGGGTAATAATGATGTTTGCCGCTTCATCGTAGGAAATTGTTTTGTTGCTTGAAAATGCCGGAGCATCCGTGTCATACCAGTTTAGCTTATCAAGTCCCATTACGGCTGCTTTCCGTTTGTAATATGTTTGTGCAGCGTCACTGTTGTCCTTAATGGCTGTCAGCATTGCCCGAATCGATTGT is a window of Virgibacillus ihumii DNA encoding:
- a CDS encoding MDR family MFS transporter; this encodes MSDTATSWDLPGKQKALMIAALLTGAFMGIINETLLATALPTIQQAFEISRGEVQWMTTAFLMTNGIMIPVSAFLIDRFSTRGLFLTAIGLFGVGTAIAAVATVYPVLLLGRVVQASGCGIMLPLLMTVLLAIISVERRGTAMGMIGIVIAFGPAIGPTLSGWLLEHYSWRSLFITVLPIVAVTMIVAALFLRNVTELRKPKIDVLSIILSSIGFGSFLYGFSIASQSGWLSPVVLISTGTGIVVIGLFVWRQLVLKTPMLEFRVFQFRIFTLAIIITMTVLISLIGAETLLPLFMQNVLNFSPLESGLMLLPGAIVIGILSPITGRLFDKFGAKWLALIGLSIVTVTTFMFTRLSLETSFTYLTVIYAIRMFGLSFALMPVMTSALNQLPPKWYAHGSAMANTLQQISASIGTAILVTLVAMGTKSFVPDTAASPELIGKQAQVVGFEWAFMGSTALAFIAFVLALFLHPPKKEKQIVQQIHGEDASMR
- a CDS encoding TetR/AcrR family transcriptional regulator; this encodes MAQRHEELLDAAVQLFQRHGFHATSVADITKACGISKGAFYKHFSSKENMILELLQRYYDDMFREADRFAEGVQQTPLLVLKRKISIELEKSIEYRSFFIALVTDFPPYEKGEISEFLNRIRQTHHQWHRQALLDAFGPQNKAYLNDLTIIMEGIIHSYLMRMVWKGPLLPLDRLGDFIAENLKVIVDHGDALSPMLPDFRDNKSGASVIKSMEDDLKLLLSELKTESAKTPSTEKDIQSIELLVEELEQETPREFLVDALLAQLYRRSYLKKELTKIMTAWEIWKGDLT
- a CDS encoding DUF4037 domain-containing protein — translated: MNLFQKAIDMSRIYRKNSKIEAIILAGSVSKNLQDEFSDIELHILWSSAPTDDDRQEPINEVNGTILSYHPYEEKEWSEAFLDQDGIKFEISSFLSVTVEYFISEVVEGYETDVDKQCIAASIDDGISLFGEEKINTLKDRVATYPICLSNQMILENLSLGSRWNNRMALLKRQDWLMLYDVICGVQKNLFGILFGLNHMYVSHPVYKWMQYNIEQMQIKPDNLYDRMTNILIGDPKTALYQLEILINDVIVLIKKHHPDLDITEHKRNLDM
- a CDS encoding M3 family oligoendopeptidase — translated: MKNTTNQTWNLESLYPGGKDSEALHKRIARLKRQMESLPLKINTVDTADIENIVHILRELQTFSAMVEELDDYVFCLYAVHVNDPVVENLMEESSKIQVDFETIKLDMDRLLAKISETEWNVLLKNKEVQGYQFYLEERKGKLEDKLPAKMEKLINRLSINGFAGWEDYYEQVMGNLRIPLEKDGQTEELSVEQAFSNAMFAENRTLRKNSARALITVCKENAETFKTVLNRISGYRLDTYNLRGWNNLLKEALDENRINEQSIRAMLTAIKDNSDAAQTYYKRKAAVMGLDKLNWYDTDAPAFSSNKTISYDEAANIIITQYHSFSEKLGKFVEKAFREGWIEAEDRKGKMQGGFCANMTYSKESRVFLTFRGTYQDVVTIAHELGHAYHNHILHDEPEFASQVSTSVAETASTFMENLVLDAAIDHAKNETDKLSLLEQKIINGLKYQVTVPAMFHFEQKLYEKRKQGLLTVEKISSLMENEFSQIYGDVLDETNPYEWITIPHLYDTEQSFYNFPYTVGYLFSNGIYALAQEQGSQFPDTYDEILRNTGRMTVEQLAETYLNKDMKEKEFWNAALQPVQDAIETYLQLTEKYVVARPYNF